The stretch of DNA GTAAGTATCCCATTGCTTGGATTGCATTTTCAGCGGCACGTATAATGTCATCATTTTCTTTGCGAATACCTTTATGATAGGTAGCCAAGCAAGCTTCTAGCAAAGCTGTTTTGTCTTCAAAATGTTTGTAAATGGTTCTCTTGGAAGTGTGAAGTTGTTTGACAATACGGTCTATTGTAATGGTCTTGACACCATGTTCTACAAAAAGCAAAGAAGCAACTTCGATTATTTTCTCTCTAGAAACCATAAATTTTTTGTGTTTAAAGAACCAGTGGTAATTTTTTTGTCTCGTCAGTACCACAAAGGAATGAAAGAAATTTTACATCTCCAATTTTGTAGGATTTTAAATGCTAAATTTTACAAAAAATTAACGATTCAAGGAGAATTTGTTAATTTGCTAGACAAAAATTTAAATTAAGCAAGAGATAAAAAGAGCAGATGTGGATTTATAGTTTAGTTTCTTTTTATGTTTTGATTAGCAATTGTTTGTGTCTGTTGGTTTAGTGCTGAATACCAATGTTGGATTTGCTTTTTGATTTGGATTAATGGAAGAAAAAGCTTTTTTTGTAAAAAAACTTTACGATGCACATTACTACTCCAGAAGATATAGAAGCAAACATAGATAACATTAAATCGATAGGTTTAAAGAAGGTAGCTTCCTTACCAATGGCTATTTTTTCCTGCTCTAAATTGACGACTTTGAGCTTACGAGGGTGTAATGTAAAACGATTGCCTGTTGAATTGCTTCATCTTGAATCCTTAGAAAAATTAATCATTATTGATTGTGGCTTGGAAGAATTGCCAGCATGGTTAGCCAATCTAAAAAGTTTGAGGAGTTTAACGGTTTCACATAATAAATTGGAAGAGCTTCCACCCGATCTTGCTTTTGGGGCCAATGAATTAGGATTAAATGTTGATTTTAATGCGTTAACAAGGATTCCAGTTGACTATTTTTTGCCCCAATCCCGTATCGTTGCTTTAAATCTTAATAACAATCAACTAAAAGCATTACCTGAACTAAAAAAAGATTGTCATAGCTTGAGAAATTTAAGCTTTAGGAACAATAGAATTGCTTTTATCCCATCCCAATGGTTCAAAAACTTACCCAGCTTAACTTTAGTAGATATTCGAGACAATCCTTATACAAGACTACCGTTAGCCATTTTTAGTTTAGTTAGCTTAAAATATTTATCGGCAGGGGGAACAGGTTTGGATGAAAATTTTTTAAACACAAATGCTCATTTTGAAATTTTTAAGGCATTTAATGCTATTGATTTAGGAATAGAAGCTAGGGAACTAGTTTATCAATTGCTTTATGCTCCTTCTACTATAACTAGAGCAAGTGTTCAAGATTTATTAGATTGCTTATGTTTGCCTTATCCTCCTGTTTGGAAAGTAGCTTTGGCTTTTTTATTGGAAAAGAAAAAAGCGCTTCTAAAAAAGAACCCGCTAAATAAAAATAGCGAAATTGCGGTTTTTGGAAAAACCATTATGCCCAATAGAATGTTGCGAGCAAAGATAAAAGATAAGGGAGCTCGTTACAATATTAAGATAAAAGATAGCACAACACATGTTGTTATTGCGCCGAAGCTCAAAAAGTATGAGGGGTACGACAAAAAAGATTTGGTTTTTATTAGTGAGGAAGACTTGTTGAGCTTTTTGGGCGTAGAGCAAGAGCGTTTTTTAAAAAAGGTAGATCCTGGAGAAAGTGAACTTCAACACCTAAAAGACCTACTTTATCACCCAGAAGAAGAGAACCGAGCGATCGCTTTAAATATAATGCTAGGAGGCGGTGTCCCTAAGCCCCTGATGACTGATTTGTTTTTGATTTGGCGAAATACCTCAATAGAGGCTTCTTTCCGAAAGAAAATACTAAAGCTACTGAAGTTAAACGCTTCAACAGAATTAAAAAGTAGGTTATCCCAAGCTAAGCCAATTATGAGAGAGAGCCTAGATGAGTATACACTTGATGAAAATCTACGGCATTATACAGAGGGTACAGAATTGGATGCTTGGAAGATAGGGCGTTATGTTTTTAAGCATTATAAAAATGGATTGCGATTTTGGTTGCGTCATCTTTCTAAAGAAGAAGAGAGAACACTGCTTAATTTTTTAATCGAGAAACGCCCACAATTTAAGCTTTGTAATAGTTATTTTCAGCAATTAGAGGACTTGTTTGAATACACCAATGCAAAATGGGTTGTCATTGAAAATGCCAACTTAAAATGCTTTCCGAAACAATTGTTAGCCTTTAAAAAAATGTGGAATTTATCGTTGGGGCATAATAAGCTAGTTGAACTACCTAAGGCGTTTGTAGGTCTTGAGAAGTTACGTACATTAAATATAAAGTACAATAACTTCAAGGTTTTCCCTCCTGTACTGTTAGATATGATTTCGCTTAAGGTTATTGTCGTGGCCTATAGTACTTTTACATGGAATAAAACCCCTGTTGATTTGGAGCGATTTTATTATGATGGCATTACTGCAAAAAGAAAATAGAGAAAAATTATAGATCGTAAGCCTGACAATACTTACGACCTATAATAACCAAATTAAGCTTAATTATTAGCTGGACGAGCACTCATTTCAAAAATAAGTTCCCCTCCATGGGTAATGGCATCATGGGTAAGAAATGTACCCTCTAACTTTTCTCCATTTAATAAAATTTGATGGACGTAAACATTTTCTTTGCTTTGGTTTTTTGTGCTGATTTTAAATGTTTTACCATTTTCTAAGCGTAAGGTAGCTTCTTTGACCAAAGGGCTTCCAATCGCATACAGGTCGGAGCCAGGAGTAACAGGGTAAAAACCTAAACTACTAAAAATATACCAAGCACTCATTTGCCCTGCGTCATCGTTTCCACACAAGCCATCAACCGCAGGACCGTACATGGTATTCATAATCATGCGGACCCGTTGTTGGGTCTTATGGGCATCGCCAGTCCAGTTGTATAAATAGGGAATGTGATGCCCTGGTTCGTTTCCGTGTACATAATTGCCTATGATGCCATCTCTAGTTATGTCCTCGTGTTTTTCAATGAATTTATCGTCCAATTCCATGGTAAACAAAGAATCTAAATGAGCACTAAAAGCAGACTTGCCGCCCATCATATCAATCATCTTATCCAATTGATGAGGTACATAAAGCCCATAGTTCCACGCATTTCCCTCTATAAAGCCTTGCCCATGTGTGTCCATTGGGTCAAAATCTTTTCGAAAATTCCCATTGGATAATTTAGGACGCATGTACCCAATACTAGGATC from Aureispira anguillae encodes:
- a CDS encoding leucine-rich repeat domain-containing protein, coding for MHITTPEDIEANIDNIKSIGLKKVASLPMAIFSCSKLTTLSLRGCNVKRLPVELLHLESLEKLIIIDCGLEELPAWLANLKSLRSLTVSHNKLEELPPDLAFGANELGLNVDFNALTRIPVDYFLPQSRIVALNLNNNQLKALPELKKDCHSLRNLSFRNNRIAFIPSQWFKNLPSLTLVDIRDNPYTRLPLAIFSLVSLKYLSAGGTGLDENFLNTNAHFEIFKAFNAIDLGIEARELVYQLLYAPSTITRASVQDLLDCLCLPYPPVWKVALAFLLEKKKALLKKNPLNKNSEIAVFGKTIMPNRMLRAKIKDKGARYNIKIKDSTTHVVIAPKLKKYEGYDKKDLVFISEEDLLSFLGVEQERFLKKVDPGESELQHLKDLLYHPEEENRAIALNIMLGGGVPKPLMTDLFLIWRNTSIEASFRKKILKLLKLNASTELKSRLSQAKPIMRESLDEYTLDENLRHYTEGTELDAWKIGRYVFKHYKNGLRFWLRHLSKEEERTLLNFLIEKRPQFKLCNSYFQQLEDLFEYTNAKWVVIENANLKCFPKQLLAFKKMWNLSLGHNKLVELPKAFVGLEKLRTLNIKYNNFKVFPPVLLDMISLKVIVVAYSTFTWNKTPVDLERFYYDGITAKRK